The sequence below is a genomic window from Rudanella lutea DSM 19387.
GATGGCAGCTACGGCCGAATTGACGGCCCGGTTAAAAAGCGGAGAAGTCGCTAATGCCTGTTCCGAAACCTGCATCCGACGCTGCGCCACTTCAACTCGTTTTTCGGTAATAATTCGATCTAAAATCGTCATTCGCTCGGGCAACTCACGCAACCAATTTAGTAAAACACTCTAACGCACGACCGCTCTCAATAGATTCCTTCGCAAGAGCAACTGCCTCCTCCCGCGTGGCCGCCCGATCGCTCACCAGCAAAGCCATGGCTGAGTTGGCCAAAACTGCCTGCTTTTGGGCGGGGGTAGCCTCATCTTTCAGTACACGCATAAAAATCTGTGCTGATTCTTCGACCGTTTCTCCCCCTGACAATGACTCTGCGCTCAGCGTTTCCAGACCCAGGTGTGACGGGCTCAGCATTTCTTCCGTTCGGTTCGAAATCACCTTAAATGGCCCGGTCAATGAGATTTCATCGTAGCCATCTAAAGCGTGAATGACCGAAAAACGCGTGTCTGTTTGCTGATAAAGATACGCATATAATCGGGCTAATTCAAGATTAAATACCCCAACGAGCTGTTTTCGAGGCTTAGTGGGATTGATCATCGGTCCCAGCACATTGAAAAATGTTTTTACGCCCAAATCACGCCGAATCGGGGCCACATTTTTCATGGCTGGGTGAAACAAAGGCGCGTGTAGAAAACAGATACCAGCCGTTTCAATCCGTCGCTCAAGTTCACCAACATCATTGGTAAACTTGTAACCCAGATACTCCATCACCGTCGATGAGCCACACATGGATGACACCCCGTGGTTTCCGTGCTTGGCTACGCATTGGCCGGCTCCAGCTACCACGAACGCCGACAAAGTTGAGATGTTAAACGTGTCTTTACCATCGCCCCCGGTTCCGCACAAGTCCATTGGGTCGTAAGCTGACAGGTCAACGGGTAAACAAAGCTCAAGCATCGCATCCCGAAACCCTTCCATCTCCTCAATGCGAATACTCCGCATCATGTAAACCGTCAGAAAAGACGCTATCTGCGCCGTATTGTACTCCCCCCGGCCAATGCCCAGCAGAACCTGATTGGCCTGCTCTTTGGTGAGCGTTTTGTGCTCAAACAGATGATTTAATATTGCTTTCATTGGTTCACCCAGTTTTCTATCATTTTGACACCACCCACTGTCAGTACCGACTCCGGGTGAAACTGTACCCCCCTGACATCAAACGCACGATGCCGCAACCCCATAATCCGGCCGTTTTCGTCTTCGGCAGTTACCAGCAAATGAGCCGGTACCGATTCCCGAACAACCGACCACGAGTGATAGCGACCCACCGTCAGATCATCCGGTAAACCTTCAAACAGGTACTCACCACGGTCGAGTACGCGGGCCTGATGCGCAACGCCGTGCAGCACATCGCCCAGATTTTCGAGTTGCGCTCCGAATGCTTCACCGATGCCCTGATGCCCCAGACAAACACCCAGAATCGACTTTTGAGCACCGTACTCCTTAATCAGGTCCTGCATGATGCCAGCTTCGGCCGGAATACCCGGCCCCGGCGACAGTAATATTTTGTCGTATTGTCCAACAGCCTCCAACGTAATTTTGTCGTTGCGGATCACGTCAGGCTCATGGCCAAGTTCACGCAGGATGTACACCAGATTATAGGTGAACGAATCGTAGTTATCTAAAACAAGAATTTTCATATACCTTTTGCTTGCTCAATAGCCGACCGTAGGGCCGCCAGTTTGTTATGTACCTCCTGAAGCTCACTTTCAACTGATGACTTAGCCACAATACCTGCCCCTGCCTGATAGTAAAGCGTGTTGTTCTGACTCATAAACGTCCGAATCATGATAGCATGGTTAAACTCACCGTCGAAACCCATGTATCCGATACTACCCGAATAGAAGCCCCGGCTCTGGTTTTCGTACTGATCAATCAGCTTCATAGCCATGTATTTAGGAGCGCCCGATAACGTACCGGCCGGAAACGTCTCTGCCACAATCTGAAGGGGATCCGCTTTGCCGTTTAATTGCCCCACCACCTTTGATACCAAATGAATCACATGCGAGTAGTACTGAATTTCTTTGAAGGTTTCCACCTTTACCACGTCGCAATTCCGGCTGAGGTCGTTACGTGCCAGGTCCACCAACATGACGTGCTCAGCCGATTCCTTCGGATCATCATATAATTTC
It includes:
- the trpD gene encoding anthranilate phosphoribosyltransferase, giving the protein MKAILNHLFEHKTLTKEQANQVLLGIGRGEYNTAQIASFLTVYMMRSIRIEEMEGFRDAMLELCLPVDLSAYDPMDLCGTGGDGKDTFNISTLSAFVVAGAGQCVAKHGNHGVSSMCGSSTVMEYLGYKFTNDVGELERRIETAGICFLHAPLFHPAMKNVAPIRRDLGVKTFFNVLGPMINPTKPRKQLVGVFNLELARLYAYLYQQTDTRFSVIHALDGYDEISLTGPFKVISNRTEEMLSPSHLGLETLSAESLSGGETVEESAQIFMRVLKDEATPAQKQAVLANSAMALLVSDRAATREEAVALAKESIESGRALECFTKLVA
- a CDS encoding anthranilate synthase component II, with the protein product MKILVLDNYDSFTYNLVYILRELGHEPDVIRNDKITLEAVGQYDKILLSPGPGIPAEAGIMQDLIKEYGAQKSILGVCLGHQGIGEAFGAQLENLGDVLHGVAHQARVLDRGEYLFEGLPDDLTVGRYHSWSVVRESVPAHLLVTAEDENGRIMGLRHRAFDVRGVQFHPESVLTVGGVKMIENWVNQ